Proteins encoded together in one Mercenaria mercenaria strain notata chromosome 18, MADL_Memer_1, whole genome shotgun sequence window:
- the LOC123539645 gene encoding uncharacterized protein LOC123539645, with translation MPDSQKYVFSGNAVLKKTLSMHVYFSVMQDRRDAEPEPGAMQDRSDAGPAGVMQNRSPERCRIGVMQQKDVTETLNMVSPRLQFTTPMASSVVSSIKYTTDRVRKGQTTCTGSDRMVQI, from the exons ATGCCAGATTCACAAAAATACGTTTTCAGTGGAAACGCTGTTTTGAAAAAGACACTGAgcatgcatgtatatttttctgTGATGCAGGACCGGCGTGATGCAGAACCGGAGCCCGGAGCGATGCAGGACCGGAGCGATGCAGGACCGGCGGGCGTGATGCAGAACCGGAGCCCGGAGCGATGCAGGATCGGAGTGATGCAGCAAAAGGATGTGACAGAAACACTCAATATGGTCTCACCGAGGCTGCAATTTACCACTCCG ATGGCCTCATCGGTTGTAAGCAGTATAAAGTATACAACAGATCGAGTAAGGAAAGGACAAACAACGTGTACCGGTTCCGACAGAATGGTGCAAATATAG